A stretch of Lysinibacillus agricola DNA encodes these proteins:
- a CDS encoding serine hydrolase domain-containing protein: MKLQTILTQVKKTFSELDCTGGGVIINKHGQTVLEEYFGVQGQQKEAKKVGPHTLFHLASVRKAYVGFAVAYAIYHNYIASIDDKLSDYLEHEKNFEDVSIRHLLTHTHGLRRQNEKVIKEFKAGYNWAYRDINVELLAKVIFKVTGKTISEILDEQVFQKLSFTETNWFSEKFEQQIEVIHNDNPFWYESDVCDGSKMNMYSSLKELAKWGQIHLDKGKIDGKQFIPEEIILLSTTIQSPNSKPKYSPTNGFFWFVQPQQREGITELSPILPVGSFQLLGYTSVALLVIPEENIVAVRGFNSFGSSEGFDYIKDIQEFGSIVYHSFR; this comes from the coding sequence ATGAAGCTACAAACTATACTTACACAAGTAAAGAAAACCTTCTCAGAATTAGATTGTACAGGTGGCGGAGTTATTATTAATAAACATGGTCAAACCGTACTAGAAGAATATTTTGGTGTACAAGGGCAACAAAAAGAAGCAAAGAAGGTGGGACCACATACTCTTTTTCATCTTGCTTCTGTTCGTAAGGCCTATGTTGGATTTGCTGTAGCATATGCGATTTATCATAACTACATTGCCTCGATAGATGATAAACTAAGTGATTATTTAGAACATGAAAAAAACTTTGAGGATGTATCAATCAGACATCTACTAACACATACGCATGGTTTACGTAGGCAAAATGAAAAAGTAATTAAGGAATTCAAAGCTGGCTATAACTGGGCTTATCGAGATATCAATGTAGAACTACTTGCCAAAGTCATTTTTAAAGTTACTGGAAAAACTATTTCAGAAATTCTAGATGAGCAAGTATTTCAGAAATTATCTTTTACAGAAACAAATTGGTTCAGTGAAAAATTTGAACAGCAAATAGAAGTAATACATAATGATAATCCGTTTTGGTATGAAAGTGATGTATGTGATGGCAGCAAAATGAATATGTATAGTTCATTAAAAGAGCTAGCTAAGTGGGGACAAATTCATCTGGATAAGGGGAAAATAGATGGAAAACAATTTATACCTGAGGAAATCATACTGCTGTCAACGACAATTCAATCGCCTAATTCTAAACCGAAGTACTCGCCAACTAATGGATTTTTCTGGTTTGTTCAGCCTCAACAAAGAGAAGGGATTACAGAGTTAAGCCCAATATTACCTGTAGGCAGTTTTCAATTACTAGGTTACACAAGTGTTGCATTATTGGTAATTCCTGAAGAAAATATTGTTGCAGTTCGAGGATTTAACAGCTTTGGATCATCAGAAGGATTTGATTACATCAAAGATATTCAAGAATTTGGTTCAATAGTCTATCATTCTTTTCGATAA
- a CDS encoding HAD family hydrolase — MKKYSVVLFDLDGTLSDPKIGITKSVQYALEKIGIVEEDLDKLETFIGPPLQVSFREIYELDDVQIKQAIAYYRERFIQIGMYENNLYQNISSLLEDLQKEGYQLAIATSKPTVFAEQILQYFNLEQFFDIVAGSNLDGTRSAKGEIIAFVREHFNEVENNQFIMIGDRKYDIVGAHENQIDSIGVTYGYGSLEELTDAKATYIVNSVNELREFFSE; from the coding sequence ATGAAAAAGTATAGCGTTGTTTTATTTGATTTAGACGGTACATTATCCGATCCTAAAATTGGCATAACGAAATCTGTTCAATATGCTTTAGAAAAAATTGGTATAGTTGAAGAAGACTTAGATAAACTTGAAACATTTATTGGGCCTCCGTTGCAAGTATCATTTCGAGAAATATATGAATTGGATGATGTTCAAATAAAGCAAGCAATTGCCTATTACCGTGAACGTTTTATCCAAATCGGTATGTATGAGAATAATTTGTATCAAAATATATCCTCATTGTTAGAAGATTTACAGAAGGAGGGATATCAGTTAGCGATAGCTACGTCTAAGCCGACAGTATTTGCAGAACAAATTTTACAATATTTCAACCTTGAACAATTTTTTGACATTGTCGCAGGTAGCAATCTAGATGGTACACGTTCAGCAAAAGGAGAAATCATTGCATTTGTACGCGAACATTTTAATGAAGTGGAAAACAATCAATTTATTATGATTGGAGATCGAAAATACGATATCGTTGGGGCACATGAAAATCAAATTGATTCTATCGGTGTTACATATGGCTATGGTTCACTTGAAGAATTAACTGATGCCAAAGCAACTTACATAGTTAACAGTGTAAATGAGCTTAGAGAATTTTTTAGTGAATAG
- a CDS encoding response regulator → MIQVLIVDDHEMVRIGVSAYLSAQPDITVVGEAENGKEAVERALALRPDIILMDNVMPVMTGAEATAEILAVWPEAKIMMVTSFLDDDKVYPALEAGAVSYILKTSNAKQIADAIRKTMGGETVLEPEVTSKMMHRMRHGNSTPLYEQLTEREMEVLLLMAKGKANQEIADDLYIALKTVKTHVSNILAKLDVQDRTQAVVYAFQNGLAK, encoded by the coding sequence ATGATTCAAGTGTTAATAGTGGATGACCATGAGATGGTGCGGATTGGTGTTTCTGCCTATTTGTCAGCACAACCAGATATCACCGTTGTGGGTGAAGCTGAGAATGGTAAAGAGGCAGTGGAACGTGCTCTAGCCCTGCGTCCTGACATTATTTTAATGGACAATGTGATGCCAGTTATGACAGGAGCTGAGGCGACAGCTGAAATTTTAGCGGTCTGGCCAGAGGCAAAAATTATGATGGTGACAAGTTTTTTAGATGATGACAAAGTCTATCCAGCATTAGAGGCTGGTGCAGTCAGCTATATTTTAAAAACATCAAATGCGAAGCAAATCGCCGATGCCATTCGTAAAACAATGGGAGGCGAAACCGTTTTAGAGCCAGAAGTAACATCCAAAATGATGCATCGCATGCGTCACGGTAATAGTACTCCACTGTATGAACAGCTTACCGAGCGTGAAATGGAAGTATTATTGCTCATGGCTAAAGGCAAAGCCAATCAGGAAATCGCCGATGACTTATACATTGCATTAAAAACTGTAAAAACACATGTCAGCAATATTTTAGCGAAGCTCGATGTTCAAGATCGCACACAAGCAGTTGTCTACGCTTTTCAAAACGGGCTAGCGAAGTAA
- a CDS encoding sensor histidine kinase: protein MIAFISRIFTLLFILMSAAFGLLVVVWGEPNEKTWEPLWQQNYNNIPLGGFIVITLFGLSLLIASWISMTARAREAQATRIVKQLVEPDFVLPKKQPLPKPLKKALVQTSELIDTQRKSLQRLSNERAEANDKIIQERIIAERQRLARELHDSVSQQLFAASMLLSALTETDENATSLKQVEKVVQQAQLEMRALLLHLRPVALHNKTLAQGLEELIIELQQKVFFHIEYELEEMALSKAEEDHLFRIAQEALSNTLRHAKASEVELLLVARDDLAILRIQDNGLGFDVEADKSTSYGLQNIAERAVEIGCMYKIVSVPGEGTIVEVKIPLQKEVEVNDSSVNSG from the coding sequence ATGATTGCCTTTATCTCAAGAATATTTACCCTACTTTTTATTTTGATGAGTGCTGCATTCGGTCTCCTTGTCGTTGTTTGGGGCGAGCCAAACGAGAAAACATGGGAACCATTATGGCAGCAGAATTATAATAATATCCCACTCGGTGGTTTTATTGTCATCACTCTTTTTGGGCTTAGTTTACTCATTGCAAGCTGGATTAGTATGACTGCCCGTGCCAGAGAGGCTCAGGCAACCCGCATCGTGAAACAGTTAGTTGAACCTGATTTTGTATTACCTAAAAAACAGCCTTTACCAAAACCTTTGAAAAAAGCTTTAGTTCAAACAAGTGAGTTAATTGATACGCAACGAAAAAGCTTACAGCGCTTATCCAATGAACGTGCAGAAGCTAATGATAAAATTATTCAAGAGCGAATTATTGCTGAACGTCAACGCCTTGCTCGTGAGCTCCATGATTCTGTATCACAGCAATTATTCGCTGCTTCGATGTTACTTTCCGCATTAACCGAAACCGATGAAAATGCTACAAGCTTAAAGCAGGTCGAAAAAGTTGTGCAACAGGCACAGCTTGAAATGCGTGCATTATTATTACATTTACGCCCAGTAGCCCTCCATAATAAGACTCTTGCGCAAGGTCTTGAGGAACTTATTATTGAGCTGCAGCAAAAAGTATTTTTTCATATTGAATATGAGCTTGAAGAAATGGCGTTATCCAAAGCGGAGGAGGATCATTTATTCCGTATTGCACAGGAGGCGTTATCGAATACGCTACGCCATGCCAAAGCGAGCGAAGTTGAATTACTGCTCGTTGCCCGCGATGATTTAGCCATTTTACGTATTCAGGACAATGGCCTCGGCTTTGATGTCGAAGCTGATAAATCTACTTCTTATGGCTTGCAAAATATTGCCGAGCGCGCTGTAGAAATAGGTTGTATGTACAAAATTGTGTCAGTGCCTGGAGAAGGTACAATTGTAGAGGTTAAAATTCCACTACAGAAGGAGGTTGAAGTGAATGATTCAAGTGTTAATAGTGGATGA
- the liaF gene encoding cell wall-active antibiotics response protein LiaF, translating to MQNFTTNKFTFWVLGFFLLVFVELTIFNNGGAFCLLIGVGLLYLSFSKKIRFFKWTGIFFISIALFTMWSLRLFIVIILLYMLYQYLQRENEPKVVGLELFEKLPASKNELFGTMPAPVEAYKWQDVQIQRLAGDITIDTTQTILPAGTSLITIRQGIGKVQVYIPYEIPFRLQYTTLFGELKCLHVGPQRLLNESVSFSDGNPEDAKRTLVIHVATWLGDLEVLRK from the coding sequence TTGCAAAATTTCACAACAAATAAGTTTACATTTTGGGTACTAGGCTTCTTTTTACTCGTTTTTGTGGAGCTCACAATTTTTAATAACGGTGGCGCCTTTTGTCTATTGATTGGGGTAGGACTTCTTTATTTAAGTTTCTCGAAAAAAATTCGTTTCTTTAAATGGACAGGAATTTTCTTTATCTCGATTGCACTCTTTACAATGTGGAGTTTACGCTTATTTATCGTCATCATTCTTTTATATATGCTCTATCAATACTTGCAAAGAGAAAACGAACCAAAAGTAGTTGGTTTGGAGCTTTTCGAAAAGCTTCCCGCTTCGAAAAACGAATTATTTGGTACAATGCCTGCACCGGTAGAAGCCTATAAATGGCAAGATGTTCAAATTCAACGACTTGCAGGCGACATTACGATTGATACAACACAAACAATTTTACCTGCCGGCACAAGTCTCATTACGATTCGACAAGGTATTGGTAAGGTGCAAGTGTATATTCCATATGAAATTCCATTTCGCTTACAATACACGACATTGTTTGGTGAATTGAAATGCCTACATGTTGGGCCACAACGCTTACTCAATGAAAGTGTTAGTTTCTCAGATGGAAACCCTGAGGATGCAAAGCGTACACTTGTGATACATGTTGCAACATGGCTTGGGGACTTGGAGGTGCTACGTAAATGA
- a CDS encoding alpha/beta fold hydrolase: MKKSVNRKWFSPMIKICLFAFFILILFIILLLGYRFIVQQQIKQESAEVIENGGISELKAINVNGDKQYILVEGKDKEKPFCLFLHGGPGSPFPYGVSARTLYPEITENCVAVYYDQRGSGKSFNKKLTNTTLTLSQFTEDANIIVDYIREHYQQEKIFVIGQSFGTVIGTQLVSNYPEKFYAYLGISQLTNTSKGQELGYSWLQDEAIANGDKKTLRILEDIGKGPYLAKDEDQFSDLINQYKGMNYFDDTIKKVNLFDLIKGAFTSPDYSLQDLYKAFISGPQFSLIKSQELKKEIILTNFFDSVKSIDIPVYFIQGKYDKQTNYEIAKQYYEILDAPDGKEFITLEHSAHYPNTLDSTLMNDTIKKMLEDNYF, from the coding sequence ATGAAAAAAAGTGTAAACAGAAAGTGGTTTAGTCCTATGATTAAAATATGCCTTTTTGCTTTCTTTATTCTTATATTATTTATAATTTTGTTATTAGGTTATCGCTTCATTGTACAACAACAAATTAAACAGGAAAGTGCTGAAGTTATTGAAAATGGTGGTATTAGTGAGTTAAAGGCAATCAATGTAAATGGAGATAAACAATATATATTAGTGGAAGGAAAAGATAAGGAGAAACCATTTTGTTTATTCCTACATGGTGGACCGGGGTCTCCCTTCCCCTATGGCGTGAGTGCTCGAACATTGTATCCTGAAATAACCGAGAATTGCGTCGCAGTTTATTATGATCAACGAGGTTCTGGAAAAAGTTTTAACAAAAAATTAACGAATACTACACTGACCCTTTCTCAATTTACAGAAGATGCTAATATAATAGTTGATTATATTAGAGAACATTATCAACAGGAAAAAATATTTGTCATTGGTCAGTCCTTCGGTACAGTAATCGGAACTCAATTAGTATCTAATTATCCTGAGAAGTTCTATGCCTACTTAGGAATTTCTCAATTAACAAATACTAGTAAAGGCCAAGAACTTGGATACAGTTGGTTACAGGATGAAGCTATCGCTAATGGAGATAAAAAAACACTCCGTATTTTAGAAGATATAGGAAAAGGTCCTTATTTAGCAAAAGATGAGGATCAATTTAGCGATCTTATCAATCAATATAAAGGCATGAATTATTTTGATGATACGATAAAGAAAGTGAACCTCTTTGACTTGATAAAAGGGGCATTTACTTCCCCTGATTACTCTTTACAGGATCTGTATAAAGCATTTATTTCAGGGCCACAATTTAGCCTTATAAAAAGCCAAGAGCTAAAAAAAGAAATCATTCTTACTAATTTTTTTGATTCTGTAAAAAGTATAGATATACCCGTTTATTTTATACAAGGTAAATATGATAAACAGACGAACTATGAAATAGCAAAGCAATATTATGAGATATTAGATGCACCAGATGGTAAGGAGTTTATCACTTTAGAGCACTCTGCTCATTATCCAAATACACTTGATTCAACATTGATGAATGACACAATCAAAAAAATGCTTGAAGATAATTATTTTTAA
- a CDS encoding PspA/IM30 family protein codes for MNLFQRFKYTIEADLHHAFDKKEQKNPIAMLNQYIREAEKQTEQTGTLLERQGQLKEKLEQEYKQNAELLAKREAQLKLATTSGEQDLIDFATDEVAAYTARNNTLQTSIEASTREYFELERKFETMKHKIKDMKVRQLQLMGKENVTRAHHQMDGMLAKNNKTNFEDLEAYIDKLAYQIDKGHEVTTFEARLAHLEKNAVDENAPLLIENK; via the coding sequence ATGAACTTATTTCAACGTTTTAAATATACAATAGAGGCAGATTTACATCATGCATTTGATAAGAAGGAACAAAAAAATCCAATTGCGATGTTAAACCAATACATTCGTGAGGCAGAAAAACAAACAGAGCAAACAGGTACATTATTAGAGCGTCAAGGTCAGCTAAAGGAAAAACTGGAGCAGGAGTATAAACAAAACGCAGAGTTACTTGCAAAGCGTGAAGCTCAGCTAAAATTAGCTACTACTAGCGGCGAACAAGATTTAATCGATTTCGCTACTGACGAAGTGGCTGCCTACACAGCACGCAACAACACTTTGCAAACGAGTATCGAAGCAAGTACACGTGAATACTTCGAGCTTGAACGCAAATTTGAAACGATGAAACACAAAATTAAAGATATGAAAGTGCGTCAATTACAGCTTATGGGCAAAGAAAACGTGACACGCGCTCACCATCAAATGGACGGTATGCTTGCTAAAAACAATAAAACTAACTTTGAGGATTTAGAAGCATATATCGATAAGCTTGCTTACCAAATTGACAAGGGTCATGAAGTAACAACTTTCGAGGCTCGTCTTGCACACCTAGAAAAAAATGCGGTGGACGAAAACGCACCACTGCTAATCGAAAACAAATAA
- the sirA gene encoding sporulation inhibitor of replication protein SirA yields MRTYSIYKIKEEHLTFIFGRERKLLEMMQGCEDANEKSLKELAYICETVRFDEIAAMLEAQLDSKYAHLERARNALFLEHPIKGKMAIYLVERKICVYCEGSRMLDLDLFQMLAKMSERFIAFNKQDNECGWLKPMKYTMH; encoded by the coding sequence GTGAGAACTTATTCCATATATAAAATAAAAGAAGAGCATTTAACGTTTATTTTCGGCAGAGAGCGTAAGTTATTAGAAATGATGCAGGGCTGTGAAGACGCTAATGAGAAATCCTTAAAAGAGCTTGCATATATATGTGAAACCGTTCGCTTCGACGAGATTGCTGCAATGCTGGAGGCGCAACTAGATTCCAAGTATGCACATTTAGAGAGGGCTCGTAATGCCTTATTTTTAGAACATCCTATTAAAGGGAAAATGGCTATTTATTTAGTGGAACGAAAGATTTGTGTCTATTGCGAAGGTTCACGAATGCTTGATTTGGATCTTTTTCAGATGCTTGCAAAAATGAGCGAGCGCTTTATTGCTTTTAATAAACAAGATAATGAGTGTGGGTGGTTAAAGCCGATGAAGTATACAATGCATTAG
- a CDS encoding YneF family protein: protein MPTWGWIIIVIIALAAGAALGFYFARKAMMKYLKENPPINEQMIRMMMAQMGRTPSEKQVRQMMAQMNKFQK from the coding sequence ATGCCTACATGGGGCTGGATTATTATCGTAATTATCGCATTAGCAGCGGGCGCGGCACTTGGTTTTTATTTCGCTCGTAAAGCTATGATGAAATATTTAAAAGAAAACCCACCTATTAACGAGCAAATGATTCGTATGATGATGGCGCAAATGGGTCGTACGCCGTCTGAAAAGCAAGTACGTCAAATGATGGCACAAATGAATAAATTCCAAAAATAG
- a CDS encoding S-ribosylhomocysteine lyase, whose protein sequence is MEIFYIKELCALQTEKTNVESFDLDHTKVKAPYVRLAGVKTGKNGDEVYKYDIRFKQPNKEHMEMPALHSLEHLSADIIRNYSDHIVDFSPMGCQTGFYVSLINHNDYEHLLNILEKTFTDVTKATAVPACNEVQCGWAASHSLEGAQALAKEFLAKRDEWHIVFAE, encoded by the coding sequence ATGGAAATATTCTATATAAAGGAGTTGTGTGCATTGCAGACAGAAAAAACCAATGTTGAAAGCTTTGATTTAGATCATACGAAAGTTAAAGCGCCGTATGTACGTTTAGCAGGTGTGAAAACAGGGAAAAATGGCGATGAAGTATACAAATATGATATTCGTTTTAAACAGCCAAATAAAGAGCATATGGAAATGCCTGCATTACATTCCTTAGAGCATTTATCGGCAGACATTATCCGCAATTACTCTGATCATATTGTTGATTTCAGTCCAATGGGGTGCCAAACAGGCTTCTATGTATCGCTAATAAATCATAATGACTATGAACACTTATTAAATATTTTGGAAAAAACATTTACGGATGTAACAAAGGCGACTGCCGTTCCTGCGTGCAATGAAGTACAATGCGGCTGGGCAGCTAGCCATAGCCTAGAAGGTGCACAAGCGTTAGCCAAAGAATTTTTAGCGAAACGTGATGAATGGCATATCGTTTTCGCAGAATAA
- a CDS encoding alpha/beta hydrolase, giving the protein MKKKILLFSGITTTLAAAATGLFGFALSNKLMYIKQKDPEFVRERETTAKRFDEAWYNKNLKCELNIDSPNGYSIRGIMFRPLETNNTIIICHGVTENKINSVKYARLFERLGYNSVIFDHRRHGETGGKTTSYGYYEKNDLDAVVKTIKAMIGENAILGIHGESMGAATMLLYAGTVEDGADFYISDCAFSDFSMLLKQIAKTEFKYGSIIPIRFADFFVRLRDGYSFKSVTPAEAVTNIEKPVLFIHSIPDTFIPASMSLDLYNKKTGPKKLKLFDNGAHAQSFNENMAEYEDLIHDFLESFIYQKINRDSSSSNVIPFHF; this is encoded by the coding sequence ATGAAAAAGAAAATACTTTTATTTTCAGGTATAACGACGACGCTTGCCGCAGCAGCAACCGGTCTGTTCGGTTTCGCACTTTCCAATAAATTAATGTACATTAAGCAAAAGGATCCTGAATTTGTTCGTGAACGTGAAACCACTGCTAAACGTTTTGACGAAGCTTGGTACAATAAAAATTTAAAATGTGAATTAAATATCGACTCTCCAAATGGCTATAGTATTCGCGGCATTATGTTTCGACCATTAGAAACAAATAATACCATCATTATTTGCCATGGAGTAACAGAAAATAAAATCAACTCCGTTAAATATGCTCGACTTTTTGAACGACTTGGTTACAATTCCGTTATTTTTGACCATCGTAGACATGGGGAGACAGGTGGAAAAACGACTAGCTATGGCTATTATGAAAAAAATGACCTTGACGCAGTAGTCAAAACTATAAAGGCAATGATTGGTGAAAACGCCATTCTTGGTATTCACGGTGAATCGATGGGTGCCGCAACAATGCTACTATATGCAGGAACTGTGGAGGATGGTGCAGATTTCTATATTTCTGATTGTGCGTTTTCTGATTTTTCAATGCTGCTGAAACAAATTGCGAAGACAGAATTTAAATACGGCTCGATTATTCCAATTCGGTTTGCAGATTTCTTTGTCCGCTTACGTGACGGCTATTCCTTTAAAAGCGTGACACCTGCTGAAGCTGTGACAAATATTGAAAAACCAGTGCTCTTTATCCATAGTATTCCTGATACATTTATCCCAGCTTCCATGTCACTGGACTTATACAATAAAAAAACTGGCCCTAAGAAATTGAAGCTATTTGATAACGGTGCTCATGCACAATCCTTTAATGAAAATATGGCTGAATATGAAGATTTAATTCACGACTTTTTAGAAAGTTTCATCTATCAAAAAATTAATCGTGATTCTTCTTCGTCTAATGTCATTCCATTTCATTTTTAG
- a CDS encoding acetyl-CoA C-acetyltransferase, which produces MTNEVVIVSAVRTAIGSFQGTLKDVPATKLGSIVIKEALARAGVTGDQVDEVIMGNVLSAGLGQNPARQAAIAAGLPHEVSALTINKVCGSGLKAVHLATQAILAGDADIIVAGGFENMSQAPYVLKNAREGFRMGDQKVVDTMIHDGLWCAFNDYHMGNTAENLCDAYEISREEQDAFAARSQQRTEVAIATGKFNDEIIAVEIPQRKGEAIIFDKDEFPRQGVTAESLSKLRPAFKKDGSVTAANASGINDGAAALVVMSKEKAEELGIRPMALITANASAGVDPAIMGTGPVTAVKKALAKADVTLENIDLIEANEAFAAQSIAVDRELGFNHDKLNVNGGAIALGHPIGASGARILVTLLHEMEKRDAKTGLATLCIGGGQGVATVVKRP; this is translated from the coding sequence ATGACAAACGAGGTAGTAATAGTGAGTGCTGTACGTACAGCTATTGGTTCATTCCAAGGAACATTAAAGGATGTACCAGCGACAAAATTAGGTAGCATTGTTATTAAAGAAGCATTAGCACGTGCTGGCGTAACAGGCGATCAAGTCGACGAGGTCATTATGGGGAATGTCTTATCGGCTGGACTTGGTCAAAATCCAGCTCGTCAAGCAGCAATTGCAGCAGGATTACCACATGAAGTTTCTGCACTAACGATTAATAAAGTTTGTGGCTCAGGACTAAAAGCAGTTCACTTAGCGACACAGGCCATTTTAGCAGGTGATGCGGATATTATCGTTGCAGGCGGCTTTGAAAATATGAGCCAAGCACCATATGTATTAAAAAATGCACGAGAAGGCTTCCGCATGGGGGATCAAAAGGTAGTCGATACGATGATTCATGACGGATTATGGTGTGCATTCAATGACTATCATATGGGCAATACGGCTGAGAATTTATGTGACGCCTATGAGATTTCTCGAGAAGAACAAGATGCTTTTGCAGCACGTTCACAGCAGCGTACAGAAGTAGCAATTGCAACAGGGAAGTTTAACGATGAAATTATAGCTGTGGAAATTCCACAACGCAAGGGCGAAGCTATTATTTTCGATAAAGATGAATTCCCACGTCAAGGTGTTACAGCTGAATCCCTATCTAAACTCCGTCCTGCCTTTAAAAAGGATGGCTCTGTGACAGCAGCAAACGCATCTGGTATTAACGATGGTGCAGCAGCTCTTGTTGTCATGTCGAAAGAAAAAGCGGAAGAGTTAGGCATTCGACCAATGGCACTAATTACAGCGAATGCGAGCGCAGGTGTCGACCCAGCTATTATGGGAACTGGCCCTGTAACGGCAGTGAAGAAAGCATTAGCAAAAGCTGATGTGACGTTAGAAAATATAGATTTAATAGAAGCGAATGAAGCATTTGCAGCTCAATCTATTGCTGTAGATCGCGAACTAGGCTTTAATCATGATAAACTAAATGTGAACGGGGGAGCAATTGCCCTTGGTCACCCAATTGGTGCAAGTGGTGCTCGTATTTTAGTAACGCTTTTACATGAGATGGAAAAGCGTGATGCAAAAACAGGTCTCGCAACACTATGTATCGGTGGTGGGCAAGGCGTAGCAACAGTTGTCAAGCGCCCGTGA
- a CDS encoding YqkE family protein, giving the protein MGKKRKQQQRVEANVTANQPKQEAVTLADQLGGDVLAKLKAAKQDLTAKEQAAEEERQAKLAFERKQREKNKSFEELLNEYGDKGTKF; this is encoded by the coding sequence ATGGGAAAGAAACGAAAACAACAGCAACGTGTAGAAGCTAACGTGACAGCTAACCAACCAAAGCAGGAGGCCGTTACATTAGCGGATCAGTTGGGCGGTGACGTGCTTGCCAAATTAAAAGCTGCAAAGCAAGACTTAACAGCGAAAGAGCAGGCCGCTGAAGAAGAGCGCCAAGCAAAGCTAGCATTTGAACGCAAACAACGCGAAAAGAACAAATCGTTTGAAGAACTACTAAACGAATATGGCGATAAAGGCACAAAGTTTTAA
- a CDS encoding sugar ABC transporter substrate-binding protein: MKRFGVSLIVLVGILVLAACSNDSATKSGTNEIIEGVPEGVQNGVKIAVLRNLASDDHTKQFLDGARKEGESLGFKVDTNIVENNDAKFQELVSQITQQDYDGIIISHGKEDYSYDMIKPAVDKGIKVTLFDTVAKKSGQSLDGVTATFQDDYELARLSLQEIADLSNEPVKVIKLWFGGLSPLDRRQEIYKEFEDKGEIVTLETIGPTNFQDIQGDIAAKVNAVLAKYPEGTVDAIWGSWDELAKGAYKSLVDNKRTDINLISIDVSNQDINLMKEDNSQWISTAAVDPALIGRMNMRLMAKKLAGEETPEEYDLTAKLIKQSDLKDNTTMLNLNEIIDGWGVSTDFDEEWMKTLREHYSK; this comes from the coding sequence ATGAAAAGATTTGGAGTCTCGTTGATAGTTCTTGTGGGAATACTTGTTTTGGCAGCTTGTAGTAATGATAGTGCTACTAAAAGTGGCACAAATGAAATTATTGAAGGTGTGCCTGAAGGTGTACAAAACGGCGTAAAAATTGCTGTATTACGTAATCTAGCATCAGATGATCATACGAAGCAATTTTTAGATGGTGCACGTAAGGAAGGCGAATCTTTGGGGTTCAAAGTGGATACGAATATAGTTGAAAATAATGATGCTAAATTCCAAGAGTTAGTTTCACAAATTACGCAGCAAGACTATGACGGTATTATTATTTCACACGGTAAAGAAGACTATTCATATGACATGATTAAGCCTGCCGTCGATAAAGGCATTAAAGTGACATTATTTGATACTGTCGCTAAAAAAAGTGGTCAGAGTTTAGATGGTGTTACAGCTACTTTCCAAGATGATTATGAGTTAGCACGGTTATCCCTTCAAGAAATTGCGGATTTAAGTAATGAGCCAGTAAAGGTTATTAAATTATGGTTTGGAGGACTATCTCCATTAGATAGACGTCAGGAAATATATAAGGAGTTCGAGGATAAAGGTGAGATCGTCACTTTAGAAACAATTGGGCCTACTAATTTCCAAGATATACAAGGTGACATTGCAGCAAAAGTGAATGCCGTTTTAGCAAAATATCCAGAAGGTACAGTAGATGCCATTTGGGGATCATGGGATGAGTTAGCAAAAGGGGCTTATAAATCATTAGTAGATAACAAACGTACAGACATTAATTTGATTTCAATCGATGTATCAAACCAAGATATTAACTTAATGAAAGAAGATAATAGTCAATGGATTTCCACAGCTGCTGTAGACCCAGCGCTAATAGGCCGTATGAATATGCGTTTAATGGCAAAAAAATTAGCGGGTGAAGAAACTCCTGAAGAGTACGATTTAACGGCAAAGTTAATTAAACAAAGCGATTTAAAAGATAACACAACGATGCTCAATCTAAATGAAATTATTGATGGCTGGGGCGTATCTACTGATTTTGATGAGGAATGGATGAAAACATTACGTGAACACTATTCAAAATAA